A region of Oncorhynchus gorbuscha isolate QuinsamMale2020 ecotype Even-year unplaced genomic scaffold, OgorEven_v1.0 Un_scaffold_27:::fragment_4:::debris, whole genome shotgun sequence DNA encodes the following proteins:
- the LOC124017544 gene encoding hypermethylated in cancer 2 protein-like — translation MEQPNHSKQLLLQLNQQRAKGYLCDVIIVVENALFRAHKNVLAASSVYFKSLVPHDNLINLDTEMVSPSIFRQVLDFIYTGCLSSSDSVSDHSISSLLIAASYLQLTELAALCRRKLKHNGQTPSSSNKMTPSSSTSPTPNGHTPGPLCLSSTPLHNHQHHNNHSVSKKGIQRNQRPSQEGRLREDLSEKVFISDSHCASLSPSGEGRSNGLGLDLSKRSPSESTATEEVSPSSLLQSSSPNSSSLSPTPTPPTTSSAKPEPPKTSTDLQPRAPRKRPRGDKVTPELEDGEVDGEENGLDQSEGSGHSGRGGGRKGRRNGNTNYIYRQPQPGFEPGVGDNLYVCIPCGKGFPSSEQLNAHVDTHTHDQLYLKDEEEEEEEECGGYLKDKDPDTCPDDSASKGMKPDPEEPGHLCTVCSKSCKDATSLRQHEKSHWLNRPFPCNICGKLFTQRGTMTRHMRSHLGLKPFACEECGMRFTRQYRLAEHMRVHSGEKPYECQLCGGKFTQQRNLLSHMRMHTSPS, via the exons ATGGAACAGCCGAATCATTCAAAGCAGCTGCTACTGCAGCTGAACCAGCAGCGAGCCAAAGGATACCTGTGTGATGTCATCATCGTGGTGGAGAACGCGCTGTTCCGCGCCCACAAGAACGTCCTGGCGGCTAGCAGTGTCTACTTCAAGTCGCTGGTCCCCCACGACAACCTCATCAACCTGGACACAGAGATGGTCAGCCCCTCCATTTTCAGACAG GTGTTGGACTTCATCTATACGGGTTGTCTGTCCAGTTCCGACTCCGTCAGTGACCACAGTATCTCGTCTCTCCTGATCGCCGCCTCCTACCTCCAACTGACTGAACTGGCTGCTCTCTGTCGCAGGAAGCTCAAACACAACGGTCAGACCCCCTCCAGCTCCAACAAGATGaccccctcctcttccacctccccaaccccAAATGGACACACCCCTggccccctctgcctctcctccacccccctccacaaCCACCAGCACCATAACAACCACTCAGTGTCCAAGAAGGGGATCCAGAGGAACCAGAGACCGAGCCAGGAGGGAAGGCTGAGAGAGGATCTGTCCGAGAAGGTGTTTATTTCAGACTCGCACTGTGCCTCCCTCAGCCCCTCTGGAGAAGGTAGGAGTAATGGGCTGGGACTGGACCTGTCCAAAAGGAGTCCGTCAGAGAGCACTGCCACAGAGGAGGTGTCCCCCAGCAGTCTGCTCCAGAGCTCTTCCCccaactcctcctctctctcccccactcccactCCTCCCACAACGTCTAGTGCTAAGCCAGAGCCTCCAAAGACCTCCACAGACCTCCAGCCCAGAGCCCCTCGCAAGAGGCCCCGAGGTGATAAAGTGACCCCAGAGCtggaggatggagaggtggatggagaggagaacggTCTAGATCAGAGTGAGGGGAGCGGGCACAGcggcagaggaggaggaagaaaaggGAGGAGAAATGGAAACACCAACTACATATACCGTCAGCCCCAGCCAGGGTTTGAGCCAGGTGTGGGGGACAACCTGTACGTCTGCATCCCCTGTGGGAAAGGCTTCCCCAGCTCAGAACAGCTCAATGCCCATGtcgacacacacacccacgaccAACTCTACCTgaaagacgaggaggaggaagaggaagaggaatgtGGTGGATACTTGAAGGACAAAGATCCGGACACATGCCCAGATGACTCTGCATCAAAGGGGATGAAGCCTGACCCTGAAGAACCTGGGCATCTCTGTACAGTCTGCAGTAAGAGCTGCAAGGACGCGACATCACTACGGCAACACGAGAAGAGCCATTGGCTGAACAGGCCATTCCCCTGTAACATCTGTGGCAAGCTGTTCACTCAGCGAGGCACCATGACGCGCCACATGAGGAGTCACCTGGGCCTCAAGCCCTTCGCCTGCGAGGAGTGCGGCATGCGCTTCACACGACAGTACCGCCTCGCCGAGCACATGCGGGTCCATTCGGGGGAGAAGCCCTACGAGTGCCAGCTGTGTGGCGGAAAGTTCACCCAGCAACGCAACCTCCTTAGTCATATGAGGATGCACACCTCGCCCTCATAG